CAGCTACATCTATTTAATGGTGGCGGATGTTTACGAGATTGAAACAGAAACAATAAGTTGCAGAGGGCAAGAGCATCATTGTGAAACAATCAATAAATAAAATGGGTCTTGGATGATGGTTCGTTTAGTGATGATAATGAAAAGTGATGATGGCGAGATGTATTGGTTTGAGATGAATTCGAGTAGCAAATAAACGAAATAGCAATAGGTATAATCGTGATGATGTTGATGGGTTTAATTAAAGTGGAGGTTGTGGCGACGGTTGATGATCATGGTTGTCTAGGGTAGATGTGGTGGAAAAGTATGGTAGTGGTGGAGCTCTCATGGTGGTCGAGAGTTGTGGTtgtagaaacagaaaaaaaaaaaaaaacactaagcaagagagaaaaggaaaatggggagagAGAGGTGAGTGAGAGAGATAGGGTAGTAATCATGGTTGTGGTGGTGATGGAGTTCATGGTAGAGGATGATGGCGATGGATGGTGATAAGATAACGGGTGAAGGTGTCTGTTTAGCAAAACAAGAAAGTGGTGGCTCATGAAATTTTACAATCATCAACAGAAAAACAGTAACGTTTGTGTTTGGTAATTAAGTGAAGTAGAAACAAGAATCACTGAGATGTTTAAAGGTGGGTGGTGGTTTTGGTTTACGGATAGAGAGTGAGATTGTGATGTTGGCGATTTTAATGTTTGTCTCTGATGAAAGAGGTGAGCCGAAGGTTATGAGTTGTATCAATGGTGTTCacgagaaaatatatatatatatatagagagagaagaagaagagaaaggttAAAGTCCGCAGGTGGTGGCGGTTTAAGAGTGGTGTTCGAAGGTGGTTCGACGGTGGTTGTAGCTGATGGTTGTGATAATTGTGAAAGTGGTATTGGTTTGTTTGCACACAAAACAGAATTAGCAGGTGGGTTTTATAAAAGAATGAAAGAGATATTTTGGTTAAGCTTATccatattatgtatatgtatcatGTTTATTTTCATTAAAAGATGACAAAGCAAATATCCACCAATATAGTAAACATCTAATGATATATATCTAATAGCTGTAAAGTTGATCAAAGAAACACAATACCTAATCAATAATATCAATTCAATTCGCGAGTAGTTGAAATGAAACACATAGATGGATTCTATAAATGAAAAGAACAGaaagtaaagtaaaaaaaattCTCAAGTTTTGGTACAGTAATGCATTAGTAATGCATTCAATCATATTATGATGCACAGATAGTtgattaataacaaaaatatatataatataataataataataataataataataataacagttattaataataaataataatattagtaatgatattaataatattaatataacaatttaatattaatacataattatttacctaaaatattataaatttctatatatttataaattacttatatTTCAATATTCAGCACCCATTTTATATCTTTAATTTTACAACTAAATcgtataataatttattaatgtatttcaagttatcaagttataatgtgtgtatatatatatatatatatatatatatatatatacatatgtttatttacaattaattgttcgtgaatcgtcgagagcagtcgaaagtcaattgaatatatgaaacagttcaaaatttttgagactcagcctaacagatttctcttatcgtgtcaagaatattacatcgtatcgagagtttggtttaaaattagtcgaaatttttccgggtcgtgacagtacctacccgttaaagaaatttcgtcccgaaatttgatcgaggtcgtaatggctaacaataaaaatgttttcatgacgaatatgagttgataattagggttttatcattattgattattatagataaaaaaattcgatcatgtgaagcgtacgagtgaagctatcacaaaagagtgaatagtatcgtcttaacttttgacgtagtcatggtggatttccggaattcaaggaatttaaggaaaatcttctaatcagaaagaaaatgtaatagtacGATTCATTAGCAATTGTTGGAATTATGGAaaggatagaaatatcaagaaaatattttctcaatatgtttagaggttaaatagaatgaaagagtcgtgtaacatggttcatgatgagggtgtgatctgtgcatcatcacgttccattagaaactcagcatgatttattgtaatataatcacgttggccaagcgcattatattatactgactcatgcatcagttcccaacacttctcttcaattcattcataatttatacttagactttacagaagtttccaatttaatggaatacagataacacgaagaggtatataattttggacgaaaatatttatgaaaatatcttccgaaatatcgaagatatttatgataatattttggaatttctaagttcgaaagttaatGAAGAAAAaaatttcgcaagattttaacatgacttcggagcatgatattctctaaagatttcatcggattcagaattacctggattcatgaatatagggtttggtccttgtatttgtctatggtctccttcatggttagctcaatccgattttcagtaccaaattttctatcgagcattcctaacacttccttctttatcatcaacttttggccattaagaccatttactacatgctgcttcgtcagcatttttaaagttccggatctggatcattggttatcaaaccgaggggttttaagagaattgtgtttttagatgattaaacgttgatgttaggagggtggaatataaaagattttccggtaacgaaggcgaaaagacaacgtatatatcaagctTATAATTAGGTtagtccgaatgaaaagtcgaagttgacttgctggagctgtgacaaaatttgctactttgaaagggattacaaattattttgggtaataataacactaaaggaattagcacagctacgtgttaaccgtttactcagtttctgagggtttttaagatgcataactatatgcatcaatcttttcttccgtagatgaagtgcggctggttcatcctctcgattaaggtgttttcaagaatcatgaaagatttgaacatggattggaatcgtcaagattcaaatgaggtttaagatgaaatcaagtggcaaacttgaagaattgtttactttcatatgttataatcaatattttaatttattttaattatccaataatggcagtccttagttgatagtccaataatcggtttatatatatataatcttataattacccaacgacgtattgtatatgttttgtctttgcatcaacccagagacgtgttgtagacgtattgtcttagaattaactaagatgtattgtgtacgtattgtcttaggatttatcaaaacgtattgaatacttattgtgttaggatgtaccaaatattcgaattaataaatacgtatcatgacccattgtataacttattgtctcagaattaatccgacgtattgtgtacatgtgtcccgatttatccgacgatatgtaaagtgcgtaaaataaataacagcagttaaatgacaataaataaaattgcaagaatataaatttcgttaattaaattgcgataattaaattgcgataaataaaatgtaaccagttagctaggaacagttagctaggaacagttagcgtggattcttaacaaaaattttctcgtagttaatgtgtttgtttctaacaaattttattttgtccaatgttttcttcattatgccacttgttgaattttgataggtctaaatccaaatatgaaattgaatgaaaatgtttattctgtggtgaacggattcgtatataagtaggatagtaaatgactgttgaatcagattcgcagaatgtaccgtgtaactgattaatgtgaaatctaaatattcctcaggtattacctacccgttaaaatattttcaccattaacagtttgtacaaaagaatttttaattaaaatctttatgaaaacatatatacatatatattttcttcagatataattatggatttaatgagttaatattatattaaactcatttgatttaccattagaactagaatacataatctctaaaacattagagattacataatcgtcatgtagaacaaaggtaattgatatagaacgatatgtagaacaaagatagtcggtgtagaatgatacgtagaacgaaaattatgctcgaggtacagaatgagatgttgaggcttgtgttgttgatggtacagctgttgatactggtggtactgttggtgctggtgatgctactgaagctggtaagttttgcaccatattctccaaagctactactcgagaacgaagttcgttgacttcttatactaACCTtggctggttatcagtgtgaggtggaggttggatatcttctctagttccgttaatggtagcctcaagacgaaaaattctcgcaaagatggtataaacagtgttgcgaacaggttcgccggtgagcgggtcgagtactccgacattaggtggtagattcggctcatgatatggagtaccttcttcccttctccatagggtgagtatgtcacgaacccacccccattttctccaataatcacggtagttgatcgggtgGTACGCTCAAGTCACGCTGTTTTCGGGgctggaggaacttggtctattcgaagaggccatcttacgcgattgcagaaagttatgaaatgattcttgataTGAATTGAGGACTGAATATTGGATGATATCCTAATTACATAGACTATCTGTATATAGTAcataagatttcgtagattacggagggaattaaggaaacgtgtcagacaagatttaatatgatgggatatgaatttgtctgtacatcatctatgcaataattgcaataagacgtgtcgagactgacaatgataagtagatatttttcgacaaatggtggtaagcaaaaacttttaacatgcagactaggttcaagtccagacttactaatataacctaacaactactaggttgaagtccagactcattaatgcatcctaacaactactagttagacacactaatgcaagacctggtttgctatgaccaccgctctgataccacctataaagaccccgaactaatcctcctggacgaagtcttcaacatatggtcccattgcgaggtactgaactctacatgccatgaacaactccatgtagtatctttaaaatgagtaaaaatgcacagcggaagacttaattcgtacctgagaataaacatgcttaaaagtgtcaaccaaaaggttggtaagttcataggtttatcataacaatcatttcaatatattaatagaccacaagatttcatatatatatatataaacatttttaataatcatattctaagtggttgagcacttggtaaccatacttaacatttaatcaatgtcgcatattccctttattatgaaatctcactacaccgtaccaagtgtagtcaccaaaacgaagtactgtgcaaccgttgaatgctggtcatccagcccagttggggttgtcaggcccgatagatctatcaacaggattcacgtttacaatacccatgtaaatagtagttaccaagctacagggaagtatgccagtggtacaactcaacgtagaatatatttttaagtactagtgtctattttgtcaaacataaaagcagcgcatgtattctcagcccaaaaatatatattgcgaaagcaattaaaaagggagcaaatgaaactcaccatactgtattttgtagtaaaaatacataggacaacattaaacaagtgtagggttggtctcggattcaagatcctatatcaattatatatatatatcaacacatatacttgtaatcgaacaattatatatgttattagtgatataaatgttatcttaataaattatatgtttcattaataacttaatatttattttatatactttatataaagaaaattttcaatatagttttattaagtatatttttatatgactaactcttattataataataataatattaatagtaatattaatagtaataataatatagttgtaataataataataataatgcttttaataataCATCTAAttctatataataatgataattttagtaaaaatatgatattaatgataatactttttaataataataataataatactaataaagataatcatgttagtaataataataacgatattaataataatacttatactaataattataaaatgatactaatactaataattatgataataataataatttgtattattttcaaattaataataacaataataatcctaatcataataataataatacatatacatataataataataataataataatgataataataataataataataataataataataataataataataataataataataataataataataataataataataataataataataataataataataataataatatttaataaaagaAGACTACCTTAAAGAGTGAGTTCCTAAAAAAAAATTGCCTTAGTCcagaatcgaacccgtgacctctcgattaAACACAACACCCTCTACCAACTGATCTGTCACGTTTTTCTGTTAgtatacccagtttaatttcttttaTATTGAATTTCAGGTTCATCTTCTTCTTATCATAAACGATCACCATTACCTTTATCATACGATCATCATAAACATTATCATCACTTCAATGTTAATCATTATCTTTCTCAGTTTCGTTTTtatcatcatcatgtttcattaaatCGTGTCTCATCTTGTAACAATCGAACATAATCTTATGGCCCAATAGGAAAAATCAAATAGACAGATTACTAGTCGGGTGCAATTCGGAATAAGTGGGTTTGAAATAGCCCAACTAGGAACATATGTATATATTACGGCCCAATCTTCAATTCCATATCATAACCGgcctaatttataatttatatgttCTCAATTCACGTCATACTGGAGATAGAACAAAAAATCGCGGGTCCCTTAGCTAAAATAAAACACGTACACATCTTGTTTCCAACTGTGATCGCATTATCATACCATCATATTTTATTGTTTTTTATTACCACCGAAGCATCTTATCATCCTCTTTCATCTCGTTTGAAACAGAAACGTCAAGTGTATAGCATCTACATCTATTTAATGGTGGCGGTTGTTTACGAGATTGAAACAGAAACAATAAGTTGCAGAGGGCAAGAGCATCATCGTGAAATAATCAATAAATAAAATGGGTCTTGGATGATGGTTCGTTTAGTGATGATAATGAAAAGTGATGATGGCGAGATGTATTGGTTTGAGATGAATTCGAGTAGCAAATAAACGAAATAGCAATAGGTATAATCGTGATGATGTTGATAGGTTTAATTAAAGTGGAGGTTGTGGCGACGGTTGATGATCATGGTTGTCTAGGGTAGATGTGTTGGAAAAGTATGGTAGTGGTGGAGCTCTCATGGTGGTCGAGAGTTGTGGTtgtagaaacagaaaaaaaaaaaacactaagcaAGAGAGAAAAGGAAAATAGGGAGAGAGAGGTGAGTGAGAGAGATAGGGTAGTAATCATGGTTGTGGTGGTGATGGAGTTCATGGTAGAGGATGATGGCGATGGATGGTGATAAGATAGCGGGTGAAGGTGTCGGTTTAGCAAAACAAGAAGGTGGTGGCTCATGAAATTTTACAATCATCAAAAGAAAAATAGTGACATTTGTGTTTGGTAATTAAGTGAAGTAGAAACAAGAATCACCTAGATGTTTAAAGGTGGGTGGTGGTTTTAGTTTACGGATAGAGAGTGAGATTGTGATGTTGGCGATTTTAATGTTTGTCTCTTATGAAAGAGGTGAGCCGAAGGTTATGAGTTGTATCAATGGTGTTCatgagaaaatatatatatagagagagagagagagagaagaagaaGAGAATGATTAAAGTCTGCAGGTGGTGGCGGTTTAAGAGTGGTGCTCGACGGTGGCTCGACGGTGGTTGTAGCCGATGGTTGTGATAAGTGTGAAAGTGGTATTGGTTTGTTTGCACACAAAACAGAATTAGCAGGTGGGTTTTATAAAAGAATGAAAGAGATATTTTGTTTAAGCTTCTccatattatgtatatgtatcatgtttatttatattaaaagatGACAAAGCAAATATCCACCAATATAGTAAACATCTCGTGATATATATCTAATAGCTGTAAAGTTGATCAAACAAACACAGTACCTAATCAATAATATCAATTCAATTCGCGAGTAGTTGAAATGAAACACATAGATGGATTCTATAAATGAAAAGAACATAAAGTTAAGTATAAAAAATCTCAAGTTTTGGTAGAGTAATGCATTCAATCATATTATGATGCACAGATAGTtgattaataacaaaaatatatataatataataataataataataataataataataataataataataataataataataataatagttattaataattaataataatattagtaatgatattaataatattaatataacaatttaatattaatacataattatttacctaaaatattataaatttctatacaTTTATAAATTACTTATATTTCAATATTCATCACCCATTTTATATCTTTAATTTTACAACTAAATcgtataataatttattaatgtatttcaagttatcaagttataatatatatatatatatatatatatatatatatatatatatatatatatatatatatatatatatatatatatatatatatatatatatatatatatatatatatatatacatatgtttatttacaattaattattcgtgaatcgtcgagagcagtcaaaagtcaattgaatatatgaaacagttcaaaatttttgagactcagcctaacagatttctcttatcgtgtcaagaatattacatcgtatcgagagtttggtttaaaattagtcaaaattttccgtgtcgtgacaccataggtaccaaggagtagcaacaacaacaaacgatgaagtatctaTTCATCACTTTATTGAAGCAATATTCTGTAGAGAATATGTAATTTataaaaattttagagattacttattctagttctaaccataaaccagaagagtagatggatagagatgatagaggaaaccctgacaagaatggtgtgtgatctacaagctagactggttatacaagcgccaccagaagtaccaccagcatcaccattagtatcaccaacaccagtaacacctgTAGTGATAGATATTCAGATTTATTCAATGTAATAATAATAGGTTTATAGTGGATTTGGTAGAAACATATTATATATGAAAAATGAAATGATAATGGAAGATGTACTTTTATTCTTATGGTGAAAATAGAAAAGTTACAATCAGTTGAGATTCATCTCTGGTATCTCACTGTCTCAAGCCCATGGCTGAAATTTTAACAGAAAAGTGAAAATTAAGGATAGTACATTTTCTCACAATGACTACCTATATATTATTCCAAACAAGTAAAATAACTAAATGCTTCCATCGTGACCATTCATTCGTTTCCCTTGATCAATATTTGTGTGGTATACTTTCCAGTGAGTGGACTTGGGCTTATGATTGGGCTGAAATATAAAAGTAGTGGGCTGCTCCTTATCAATGTCGACCCCATGAAGCACAGGCTTGTCCTCAAGCCCAAATTCTGGAAATTGAGTTTAGATGTCAATAGCATCTTCCCAGGTAGCTTCTGTTGGAGCAGGATACTGAATTAGCCATTGTGGAGTAATGGTACCATTTTTGGTGATAGAATGTGTAGCCAAACATTTAATAGGAGCGAGGATGTCTGATGGTTCGGTCTCAAACCCGAGATGAAGCGTGGGTTCAACAGGGGCATTTCCCACAACCTTTTTTAGTAGTGAAACGTGAAAGATGGGATGAACTTTCGAGTCTTGTGGAAGTTGAAGCTTGTAAGCAGTAGACCCAATCTGAGCAATAATGAGGAAAGGACCATAGAAACGTGCAGAAAGTTTCTAAGTTATCTTTTCACAACAGATTGTTGGCGATGGGGGTGGAGTTTTAGGAACACCCAGTCACCAACAGAATACTCGATGTCACGAAGATGCTTATCCGCTGTCGCTTTCATGTATGACTGAGCTCGTTGTAAATGGTACTTCAGTTACTTAAGAGCCTCATCACGGTTAGTCAAATCTTGCAAAACAGAGTCACACTATACCTCCCCTGGAATAAAGCGGAAAACTATTGGTGGTGATCTACCATAAACAATGTCGAATGGTGTTGTGTTGGATGAAACTTGGTAAGTGGAGTTATGCCAAAACTCGGCCCAAGGCAACCAAAATGACCATGTTTTAGGCTGATCTGCAGCAAAGCACCGTAAAAAAGTCTCTAAACTGCGGTTAACCACCTCGGTTTGACCGTCAGTTTTCGGATGGTAGGCCGAACTGAATTGCAGCTTGATACCTTGAAGGCTGAAAATTTCTTACCAAAATTTACTAAGGAACAGCGGGTCCCGATCACTTATAATAGACCGAGGGATACCATGTAATCGAACTACCTCTTTAAGAAATGTTTTGGCCAGAGAACGAGCTGTAAAGGGTCATTTCAATGGAATGAAGTGACAATATTTTGAGAGGCGATCTACCACCAGAAGTATAGTTTCAAACCCCTTGGATTTTGGGAGGcccgtgatgaaatccatggagaTAAATTCCCATATAGAAACAGGAATAGGAAGAGGCTGTAATAAACATGCTGAGGCGAGGGTAGAAGATTTGAAACGTTGATATATGTTACAAGATTGGACAAACTTTTTGATGGATGTGGTCATGCCAACCCAATAGACATGAGGAGCTAAACGTCGATAGGTACGATAGAATCCTGAGTAACCACCAGAAGGGCTGTTATGGAACTCATCTAAAAGCTTTCGTATCCATGCTGAGGTAGAAGGAATAACCAACCGATCATGATCGTAAAGTCGATCACCTACAAATTTATATCCTGGATGAGATAGGGGGTTTCATTGTACCTCCATGATGATCTTTGAGAGCTTTGTATCAGATTCGTATCCCTTGGATAGTATAGAGTTCATTGTGTTCTTGTAGTCTGGACAAAGCATCCACCACACGATTTTCCTTCCCAGGCTTGTAACAAATTGTGAAATCGTATCCCAATAACTTAGCAATCCAGTTCTGCTAGTCAGTTGTAGTGATTCTTTGCTTGAGTAGGTGCTTCAAGCTTTTTTGATCAGTGAAGACAGTGAATGGCCGACCCAATAAGTAGGGACACCAATGTTAGATCGAGAGGGCTAAGGCCATTATTTCTTTTTCATAAGCCGACTTGGATAGGTTGGTATCTGATAGTGATTTACTGAAGTAAGCGATTGGTATTTTGGATTGCATCAGAACAGCACCAATGCCACGGCCCGAAACATCACACTCAATTTCAAATGGCAAATTAAAATCTGGAAGTGCCAAAACTGGGGCTAAGATAACCTGATGTTTTAAGGCGTCAAAGGCAGCTTGGCCCTGTGGATTCCATCCGAAATTATCTTTTTTTGTCAACTCAGTAAGAGGTCGGGCAATTTTCCCGTAGTCCTTAATAAACTTCCTGTAATATCCGGTGAGACCCAAAAAACCACGTACACCCTTAATCGTGGTAGGGGTAGGCCAGTGCAATACGGATTCGATTTTTTGAGGATCCATAGAAACGCCATGTCCATCTATAATATGACCAAAGTTATCCACTGATTTCAAACCGAAACTACTTTTTTCAGGTTGATAACAAGCTCGTGTGATTGTAACAGAGAAAGCACATCAGTGAGTAATTTCATATGGTGCTCCCAAGTAGGACTATAAATGAGTATATCATCAAAGAAAACAAGGACACCATTGCAAAGTAAGGGACGAAAGACCTCATTCATCAATGCTTGGAAGGTAGCGGGAGCGTTGGTGAGGCCGAAAGGCATAACGAGAAACTCGTAGTGTCCATCGTAAGTGCGGAAAGCAGTTTTCTCTATATCACGCTCACGTACTCTTACCTGGTAAAACCCAGAATTTAAATCAATTTTGGAGAAAAAGTGTGTGCCATGAAGTTCATCTAACAGTTCTTCAAC
This genomic stretch from Rutidosis leptorrhynchoides isolate AG116_Rl617_1_P2 chromosome 11, CSIRO_AGI_Rlap_v1, whole genome shotgun sequence harbors:
- the LOC139874325 gene encoding uncharacterized protein; the protein is MDPQKIESVLHWPTPTTIKGVRGFLGLTGYYRKFIKDYGKIARPLTELTKKDNFGWNPQGQAAFDALKHQVILAPVLALPDFNLPFEIECDVSGRGIGAVLMQSKIPIAYFSDRLYDHDRLVIPSTSAWIRKLLDEFHNSPSGGYSGFYRTYRRLAPHVYWPLPIPVSIWEFISMDFITGLPKSKGLQGIKLQFSSAYHPKTDGQTEVVNRSLETFLRCFAADQPKTWSFWLPWAEFWHNSTYQVSSNTTPFDIVYGRSPPIVFRFIPGESYMKATADKHLRDIEYSVGDWIGSTAYKLQLPQDSKVHPIFHVSLLKKVVGNAPVEPTLHLGFETEPSDILAPIKCLATHSITKNGTITPQWLIQYPAPTEATWEDAIDI